In the genome of Raphanus sativus cultivar WK10039 chromosome 4, ASM80110v3, whole genome shotgun sequence, one region contains:
- the LOC108851636 gene encoding dirigent protein 6-like, which yields MASLVEKQLLKSLFSFFVLVLLFSDTVFSSRKTLDQRKPCKHFSFYFHDILYDGDNVANATSAAIVSPPGLGNFKFGKFVIFDGPITMDKNYLSEPVARAQGFYFYDMKTDFNSWFSYTLVFNSTEHKGTLNVMGADLMMEPTRDLSVVGGTGDFFMARGIATFVTDIFQGAKYFRVKMDIKLYECY from the coding sequence ATGGCATCTCTTGTAGAGAAACAACTCCTCAAATCCCTCTTCTCATTCTTCGTATTAGTTCTACTCTTTTCCGATACCGTTTTCTCGTCCCGAAAAACATTGGATCAGAGAAAGCCATGCAAGCATTTCTCTTTCTACTTCCATGACATCCTCTACGATGGCGATAACGTAGCAAACGCAACCTCGGCCGCTATCGTGAGCCCTCCGGGATTAGGAAACTTCAAGTTCGGTAAGTTTGTGATTTTTGATGGCCCCATAACAATGGACAAGAACTATCTCTCAGAACCCGTGGCTCGCGCACAAGGCTTCTATTTCTATGACATGAAGACGGACTTCAACTCGTGGTTTTCCTACACCTTGGTGTTTAACTCGACGGAACACAAAGGCACATTGAATGTAATGGGTGCGGACTTGATGATGGAGCCGACAAGAGATCTATCGGTCGTTGGTGGGACTGGTGATTTCTTCATGGCTCGTGGTATCGCTACATTCGTGACGGATATATTTCAAGGGGCTAAGTATTTCCGTGTTAAGATGGATATTAAACTATATGAATGTTACTAA
- the LOC108850067 gene encoding MLP-like protein 328, which translates to MATSGTYVTEVPLKGTAEKHYKRWKSENFLFPDAIGHHIQNVTVHDGEWDSQGGIKIWNYTLDGKQEVFKEKREIGDENKTMTVRGLEGHVMELFKVYDLIGQFIPKTEDSCICKITMVWEKRNNEVPEPSSYMKLLKSMVVDMEDHVLKA; encoded by the exons atggcGACGTCGGGAACATATGTGACGGAGGTTCCTTTAAAAGGGACGGCGGAGAAACACTACAAGAGGTGGAAGAGCGAGAATTTTCTCTTCCCTGATGCCATCGGCCACCACATTCAAAATGTTACTGTTCACGACGGCGAATGGGACTCCCAAGGGGGTATCAAGATTTGGAACTACACATTGg ATGGAAAGCAGGAGGTATtcaaggagaagagagagataggCGATGAGAATAAAACAATGACGGTTAGAGGACTTGAAGGTCACGTGATGGAGCTGTTCAAGGTTTATGACCTCATCGGCCAATTTATTCCCAAGACTGAAGATAGTTGCATCTGTAAAATCACTATGGTTTGGGAGAAGCGCAACAATGAAGTCCCCGAACCAAGCAGCTACATGAAACTCCTCAAGAGCATGGTTGTAGACATGGAGGACCACGTTCTCAAAGCTTAA